In the genome of Siniperca chuatsi isolate FFG_IHB_CAS linkage group LG17, ASM2008510v1, whole genome shotgun sequence, one region contains:
- the gsk3aa gene encoding glycogen synthase kinase 3 alpha a codes for MSGSGRPRTSSFAEPPGVQGTAAASTGSAAAVGSSTGKSGVPQASGSSSSGCSNLKLARDSGKVTTVVATPGQGPDRPQEVSYTDIKVIGNGSFGVVYQARLIDSQEMVAIKKVLQDKRFKNRELQIMRKLDHCNIVRLRYFFYSSGEKKDEVYLNLVLDFVPETVYRVARHFNKAKSIIPIIYVKVYMYQLFRSLAYIHSQGVCHRDIKPQNLLVDPETAILKLCDFGSAKQLVRGEPNVSYICSRYYRAPELIFGATDYTANIDIWSAGCVLAELLLGQPIFPGDSGVDQLVEIIKVLGTPTREQIREMNPNYTEFKFPQIKAHPWTKVFKPRTPPEAIALCSRLLEYTPASRFSPLEACSHAFFDELRQPNTRLPSGRELPMLFNFSPTELSIQPQLNSTLIPPHARSHTAASAHDGTGSDSSQHSSVPGSLNSI; via the exons ATGAGCGGCAGCGGGCGGCCCAGGACCAGCTCGTTTGCTGAGCCGCCAGGTGTGCAAGGAACCGCCGCTGCGTCCACCGGATCAGCCGCTGCCGTGGGGAGCAGTACAGGAAAGTCCGGGGTCCCGCAGGCCTCCGGCAGCAGCTCGTCGGGATGCTCGAACCTCAAGCTTGCCA GAGACAGTGGGAAGGTGACGACAGTTGTGGCCACACCAGGTCAGGGCCCGGACCGCCCACAGGAAGTCTCTTACACTGACATCAAG GTGATTGGCAATGGGTCGTTTGGTGTGGTCTACCAAGCTCGCCTCATCGACAGCCAAGAGATGGTGGCCATTAAGAAGGTTCTGCAGGATAAGAGGTTCAAG AATCGGGAACTACAGATCATGAGGAAGCTGGATCACTGCAACATTGTCAGACTACGTTACTTCTTCTACTCCAGTGGCGAGAAG AAAGATGAAGTGTATCTCAACCTGGTGCTGGACTTTGTCCCTGAGACCGTCTACAGGGTTGCCAGGCATTTTAACAAGGCCAAGAGCATAATTCCTATCATATATGTGAAg GTGTACATGTACCAGTTGTTTCGCAGTCTGGCTTATATCCATTCCCAGGGCGTGTGTCACAGAGACATCAAGCCCCAAAACCTGCTTGTCGACCCAGAAACTGCCATCCTCAAGCTGTGTGACTTTGGCAG TGCCAAGCAGCTGGTCCGCGGTGAACCTAACGTGTCGTATATCTGCTCACGGTATTATCGCGCCCCTGAGCTCATTTTTGGTGCCACAGACTACACGGCAAACATTGACATCTGGTCAGCAGGCTGCGTACTGGCTGAGCTGCTGCTCGGACAACCCATATTCCCCGGTGACAGTGGGGTAGACCAACTAGTGGAGATTATCAAG GTGCTGGGAACCCCAACAAGGGAACAAATCCGAGAGATGAATCCAAACTACACAGAATTCAAGTTCCCTCAGATCAAAGCCCATCCATGGACCAAG GTGTTTAAACCTCGCACCCCTCCAGAAGCCATTGCTCTTTGCTCCCGGCTGCTGGAGTACACGCCGGCCTCACGTTTCTCCCCGCTAGAGGCCTGTTCACATGCCTTCTTTGACGAGCTGCGCCAGCCGAACACACGACTGCCCAGCGGCCGTGAACTGCCGATGCTCTTCAACTTCAGCCCCACGG aGTTGTCAATCCAGCCCCAGCTGAACTCAACCCTCATTCCTCCTCACGCTCGCTCTCATACAGCTGCTTCTGCCCATG ATGGTACCGGATCAGATTCATCTCAACACAGTTCAGTACCAGGATCTCTTAACAGCATCTGA
- the zgc:91910 gene encoding zinc finger protein 706-like, whose product MARGQQKIQSQQKNAKKAAEKKKGQAADQKTAAKAALVHTCPVCRTQMPDPKTFKQHFESKHPKSPMPPELVDVQA is encoded by the exons ATGGCTCGTGGGCAGCAGAAGATTCAGTCCCAGCAAAAGAACGCCAAGAAGGcagcagaaaagaagaaaggccAGGCCGCTGACCAGAAGACTGCAGCTAAGGCCGCGCTGGTCCACACCTGCCCCGTCTGTCGG acACAGATGCCTGACCCCAAAACCTTCAAGCAGCACTTTGAGAGCAAACACCCCAAGTCTCCCATGCCTCCTGAGCTGGTAGATGTTCAGGCATGA